The genomic stretch CCACTTGCCCGAATTATTGACTGGGCTACCTCGGGCATTTCACCCGAGATCATGGGGGTTGGCCCTGTTCCGGCTGTTAAAAAACTTCTAGAACGAACAGGAAAGCAGTTAAATGATATCGGATTAATCGAATTAAATGAGGCATTCGCTGCCCAGGCGCTTGCGGTTATCCGTGAACTTGGACTCCAGTCAGATAAAGTGAATGTAAACGGCGGGGCTATAGCGCTTGGTCATCCCCTTGGGGCAACGGGTGCACGCATTTTAACATCTCTTATGTATGAAATGAAACGAAGAGATGAGCGGTTCGGTATCGCCACACTTTGCGTCGGTGGTGGACAAGGAATGGCAATGATGGTAGAGAATATGGTTAACTAGAAGAGACGGGATGCCGTCTTTTTTTTTCAGCCGATACAGCTTTACACACTACTCATTTAGCAAAAAAATAACGAATTAAAGGAGGTCAAAAATGAAAATAAGACCATACGAACCTAAAGACTTAGATCACATCATCGAATTATATCAACAAACCGTTTATATCATTAATCGACAGGATTATTCAGCGAATCAAGTAAATGCATGGGTGAATTCAACAACTAAATCAACAAGATATTCAAAATGGGCACTAGAATTTGAGCGGAATTTCACTTATGTAGCTGAAGAAGAAGGAGAAGTTGTAGGCTTTATCGACATGACCGCAGCCGGCTATCTTGACCGTTTATATGTGCATCATTATTTCCAGAGAACGGGAATTGCTTCTTTGCTTCTCTCAGAAATTGAATCCACTGCACGAAGTCAGCAGTTAAATAAGATCACCACAAAGGCTAGCATTACAGCACGTCCATTTTTTGAAGCACAACATTTTCAGACGATCAAGAAACAAACTGTTGAAATAAGCGATGCTAAAATGACAAACTTCTTGATGGAGAAAAAGTTGAAACGCTGAGACAGGAGAGATCATTGAAAAAATGAGATAGGGTTAAATCAGCAGTCAGTTCATCTCAACATTAATATTTAATTTGAAATTCTTTTGAGTATCCAATAGCGGCAATGATCGTCCCAGCTGTTTGAGCATAACTTCCTAGCGCCAAAATTTTCTCACCAAGTTTGATCCGTTTTCTTTTAATAAACAAAAGCCCAATTGTCTCTATTGAGAGCGCATAAGTTTGTATGGTCAATCCTGTTGTAATTAATCTAGCATAAGCGGATTGACTTAGGCTTGAACCTTGTGCTTCAAAGCCAGCACCAATTGTTTGAACCACGCCTCCAATAATATCAATAGTTAGACCCTCATCTTCATCTAAGCTAATGGCTTGAGCGCCTCCCACCACATTAGAAGCGTTACCCGCCGCCTGCAGCCAGGAACCTAAAATACCTAGCATTTCCTCTTGCTTACCACCTGACAAATTCGTCCGCCCTATGGCTTGAAGAGAATCTCCTGTTGCTTCAATCGCATTCCCAATCGCATACAGGTCGCCACCAACTTCATCAATGAGTTCTCCTTTTTCCCCCATTGCAACAAGTGTATTTCCGATCGAAACAATACCTGCTCCTAGAACTTGTATCCAAGCACCTATCAGTATAATCGAATCACCGTACACCTCCAATATTGCATCCTCTCCTTATCATTTCTTCATCCTATTCAACGATAAGAAGCAATGTTTGTATGATTATAGACATAAACCACGAAATGACTTAATAGTAGAGTAAATATTCCTCTATTTCTCAATACTGGAAACCCAACTAAAACTAACAACTATAAATTCCGTTTTATGGTTATTTTCACATTCCATAGACCTATAAATATCACAACTAACTAATGAGAATAGTTCTCAAGCATCATTGAATATGATAATCATTCTCATTTATAATGTTACTTGCAACGCATTGAAAATGATTATCATTTAAAAAGGATGGTTTTATATGACTGTTAAAGATTTAGCTAATAACCAGACACTGCTTGCCCAACAAGAAAGAAGAGAATCAAATGCAAGATCTTATCCAAGAAGGATACCGATCGCCATTGATAAAGCAGAAGGCATTTTTGTTACAGACGTGGACGGAAAGCGATACTATGACTGTTTGGCGGGTGCAGGAACACTTGCACTTGGACATAATCATCCTGTAGCGATAGAAGCAATGGAGAAGATTCTTCACGATAAACGACCGTTACATACGTTAGACATTACAACGCCAGTGAAAGAAGAGTTTGTAAATGAAGTGTATTCATGCTTACCAGAACAATTTGCCAATCGAGCTAAAATCCAGTTTTGTGGCCCTACTGGCGGGGACGCCATTGAGGCAGCATTAAAATTAGTCAAAACAGCAACTGGAAGAAGCAGCATCCTTACTTTCCAGGGTGGGTACCATGGTTCTACACATGGGACGATGGCGATCAGTGGGAATCATGCTCCTAAACAATATGTTCAAGGCTTGATGCCTGATACCCACTTCATGCCTTATCCTTACGCCTACCGCTGTCCATTCGGAATGAAGGATGAAGAGGGACACAGGGTTTCAAGTACCTATATCGAAAATCTTCTCGATGATCCAGAAAGCGGCATTTTACCCCCAGCAGCCATGATTCTTGAGGTCGTACAGGGAGAAGGGGGGTCAATTCCGGCACCGATCGAATGGCTTCAAGAAATGAGAAGAATTACGAGTGAGAGAGGAATCCCTCTCATTATTGATGAAATTCAAACTGGCATCGGTCGAACGGGTAAAATGTTTGCATTTGAACATGCAGGGATTGTACCGGACGTTATTGTGCTTTCAAAAGCAATCGGAGGAAGTTTACCTCTTTCCGTTGTGATTTATGATCAAGATCTTGACAAGTGGAATCCGGGTGCGCACATTGGTACTTTTCGAGGAAACCAAATGGCAATGGCTGCTGGGACAGCTTCGTTAAAATTTATTAAAGAGCATGAGCTTCACAAACATTCGGCTGCAATGGGTGAAAGAATGCTTACTTCACTAAAAGATATGCAGCACCAATTCCGTGAAATTGGTGACGTTAGAGGGAGAGGGTTAATGATTGGGGTGGAAATTGTAGACCCTACAAAGTGCCAATCTTCGTCAGGAAGTTATCCTTCTCATCCTGCATTAGCAAGTCGCATTCAAAGAGAATGTTTTAATCGAGGGTTAATATTAGAAGTTGGAGGGAGAAACGGCAGTGTCGTAAGACTTTTACCTCCGCTGATTATTACGGACGACCAAGTGACAGATGTCCTCACAATTATTGAAGAAGCAGTAAAAGTTGCTGTTGAGTCAATCGAATGACACTAACGAACAAAGAAATTAAAGCAGAAGTAATTAAAGAACTCTTTCTTCATAGTGGAGAAAGTGGAGAAGCTTCTTTTCAAAAGCAAATGACCGAAATGATCGCCATCATCAGTCGAACCTTTCAGGATGCAACCGCTCCATACATTGGGAAGGAACCCAAAATGGTTCAAGATGAAATCGCATCACTGATTAAGTTTCCTAATGAAACTCAAAATTTCACCGAACTATTGCAAGAAATAGCGGAACCGATACTAAAGAATAGTCTTCAAGTTTCTCATGAAAAAAGCATCGCCCATTTACACTGCCCGCCGCTCATACCAGCTATTGCGGCGGAACTTGTGATTAGTTCTTTCAATCAGTCTCTTGATTCATGGGATCAAAGCACCGCTGCCACGTACTTAGAACAGGAAATGATCAAGTGGCTGACTAAGAAATTTGGCTACACAGCCAGTTCTGATGGCACATTTACAAGTGGCGGAACGCAATCGAATTATACAGGCCTTTTGTTAGCGAGGGATGAATTTTGTTATCGCAAGTGGGGGCGTGATGTCAAGCTGGATGGGTTACCCTCCCAATTTCACAAATTAAGGATTCTTTGCTCTGAGGATGCCCACTTCACCGTACAAAAAACAGCTGCCCAACTAGGACTAGGAGAGAACGCCGTAATAATGGTAAAAGTTGATGAGTACCACCGGATGTCGCCGATGCACTTAAAAAAACAATTGATAGATTTAAAAGAAAGAGATCTTTTACCTTTTGCACTTGTTGGAACGTGTGGCACGACTGATTTCGGAAGCATTGATCCTTTAGTTGAATTAGCCACGATCGCAAAAGAGGAAGAATTATGGTTCCATGTCGATGCGGCATATGGTGGAGCACTTATCCTCTCTGAATCTCATAATTGGAAGTTAGAAGGAATTAAAGCGGCAGACTCCATTACAGTTGATTTTCATAAACTTTTCTACCAACCAATCTCATGTGGCGCTTTCCTTGTAAAAAATAGCCATTCCTTTCGTTTTCTGAATCATCACGCTGATTACTTAAATCCAATGGAGGATGAAGGGGAAGGAATTCCAAACCTAGTAAACAAATCAATTGTTACGTCCAGAAGATTTGATGCTTTTAAACTTTTCCTCTCGTTGAAAACCGTTGGAATCAGTCTTTTTTCTGAAATGATTGACGCTACCTTTTATCTGGCCCAAGAAACAGCGAATTACTTATCTCAACAACCTAATATTAAAGTTGAAAACAAAAACCCAGAACTCAACACAGTCATTTTTCGATTTGAACCACAGACTCCATCAGGAAATGTGTGCAAGATAAATCGAAAAATACAGCAAGAAATGCTGTATGAGAGCAAAGCAGCTATTGCTAAAACATCGGTGAATGGCCGAACCTATTTGAAATTCACCATGCTTAATCCTAGAACAAAAATAGAGCACATTTATGAGATTGTAGAAGAAATTCAAACACTAGGATGGAAATGGAGGGACCACACGTGAAATTTGCTAAAGACTATGCAGAACAAGCTACGATGCAGAGCTTCCTAAATTGTTATTTACGCGAAACTAGCCATTTTACTGAAATAGAAAAGCCTGAATCTTTACGAGATTTATCAGCTCAGAAATTCATTTCCTGTTTACTAGAAAACCAGGGAATTGAGCTGATTTTACCAGTCTCTTATTGGTCTCTAACTGGACGACATATCTATCAATTCCCATTAGTTTATCGCATAGGAAATGGCACATTTAACACGCTTGATTATCTTACATTAACCACGTTAATTGTTAAAGAACTCCTAATCCATCAGAAACGATTAGATGCAGAAGATGAATTGATTATGCGGATCATATTAAGCTGTCAAAACATGAAATTATATATTGAAAAAAGATACAAGGACAAAAACCGCTTATCGGATGAAGTGTTTGATTACATTGAAGCTGAACAGTCTCTCTTACTTGGGCATCTGCTACATCCAACCCCCAAAAGCAAACAAGGTTTATCAATAGAAGAAGATCGTCTGTACTCACCTGAATTGAATGGTCAATTTCAACTTCACTATTTTAGTGTTCATCCTTCAATCATATTAGAAGACTCAAGTTTATCATTATCCGCCAGTGAACTGATGAGAGAGGAGTTAACAACGGATGAATCCGTTAATCAAGAATGGCTACATCAATTTGAGAAGTGGGTTCTTATTCCTGTGCACCCCCTTCAAGTCAATGTTCTCTTAAAAAATAAACATGTGGTGAACTATATTCAAAAAGGGAAACTTGAATATCTCGGCCCAGTGGGGAAGATGTACACGGCTACTTCTTCATTTAGAACACTTTACAGTCATCAATCTAAATATATGCTGAAATTTTCAGTTCCTATTAAAATAACAAACTCACTTCGAGTCAATCAGCAAAAAGAACTTGATCGAGGAGTTGAAGTTTCTAGACTACTGAAAACAACGTTAGGAAAAGAATTAAAGAGAAACCACCCAAAGTTCGAAATCATTCATGACCCCGCTTATTTGAATGTCGCCATTCCGGATCTTGAATCTGGTTTTGCAGTTGTTATACGAGAGAATCCTTTCTATGAAAATAGCGAAAACACGAGCTTAGTCGCTGCTCTTTGCCAGGATCATGCGTTTGGCGGGAAAGCTCGATTACATTCTATTGTCACTTCAATTGCAAGAAGAGAGGGACGTGCAATTGAAAAAGTAAGTTTAGAATGGTTTGATCGCTATTTGTCTCTCTCTCTTGAGCCGATGCTATGGCTTTATCGCAACTATGGTATTGCTCTTGAAGCCCATCAGCAGAATTCCGTCATTAAATTATCGGAAGGTTATCCATCAAGCTTCTATTACCGAGACAATCAGGGTTATTACTTCAGCGAATCCATGGCTGATAAGCTCTCAAAACTACTTCCAGATTTAAATGAGAAAAGCGATACCATTTGTACTGATGAAGTAGCAAGTGAACGTTTTCGCTATTATTTCTTTTTCAATCATTTATTTGGCTTGATCAATGCATTTGGCGTGAACGGATTGGTTAGCGAACAACACCTAATAGATCTCTTAAGAGAACGTCTTCTACGGTATGAGGTGTCATCACCTCTTGTGAAAAGTTTACTAGAAGAGGCAGTTTTACCGTGCAAAGCGAATTTATTAACTCGCTTCTATGACATGGATGAGCTCGTGGGCTCACTGGAGACACAATCGGTTTATACAATGGTCAATAATCCAATTGCTCAGGAGGTTGCAGTAAAAAATGGCTCATAAGCAGGTTGAAGTAGATCAAGAATATAAAACCATCTCCTTTTCTGAAGTGAGCTTTGAAAGGGATGTACATATGATCCACCGGTGGATGAACGAAGCACATGTTTACCCTTTCTGGCAATTAAATATATCGTTAGAAGCCTATAAACATCATTTGCTGAAAGCATTAAGAGACAAGCATCAAACCCTTTACCTCGGTCTTATAAACAACGAACCGATCAGCTACTGGGAAGCTTACTGGGTAGAAGGAGATATCATGGAAGGCATGTATGAAAACAAACCTTTTGACCAGGGTATCCATCTCTTAATTGGAGAAACAGACTTCCTTGGTAAGGGATACGCCCTTCCACTTCTTCGCGAAATGGTGTCTTTACAACTGAAGGAAAAGCGGACAAAAAGAGTGATTGCTGAACCAGACATTCGAAATAAGAAAATGATTCATGTCTTTGAAAAATGTGGCTTTCGACCGCAAAAACCGATTAAGCTTCCTGATAAAACAGGGTTATTAATGTTTTGTGAACGTGATCAGTTTGAAAGGAAGTGGGGGAATGAGTGAACACATATATGATGCCATTGGTATAGGGATTGGACCATTTAACCTTGGTTTTGCTGCCTTAACTGAAGAGCTTGATGAGATAGACGTACTTCTGTTTGATCGGAAAGAAGCGTTTGATTGGCATCCTGGAATGCTGATTGATGGAACCACTTTACAAGTACCATTTTTCGCTGATCTAGTCAGCATGGCGGACGTAAAAAACAAATTTACCTTTCTAAACTACTTACAAATTCATAAACGTTTGTACCACTTTTACTTTTTAGAAAAGTTTCATATCCCAAGAAAAGAATACAATCACTACTGTCAGTGGGTATCTAAGCAACTTGATTCATGCCGATTTGGTTATGAGGTGATGGATGTTTCATTCCATCAATCAGAAGAAGGAGCATCCGTTTATCTTGTTCAAGTTCAGCATATTAGGACATTAAAAATTGAAACGTTTCTAACAAAACATCTCGTAATGGGGATAGGTTCAATACCTTCCGTTCCTAAACCATTCAAATCTAAGCTCAGTGAAACGGTTTTTCATTCATCAGATTATATGGAGAAGAAAGAGCGAGCTGTACAAAGAAAATCTATTGCTGTCGTCGGCTCAGGTCAGAGTGCAGCTGAGATCTTTTTAGACTTAGCCAAAGAGCAGGAAAAGCACCATTATGAATTAAGCTGGTATACAAGATCAAACGGCTTTTTCCCAATGGAATACTCAAAACTCGGTCTTGAATATTTTTCACCAGATTATACGGACTTCTTTTACAGACTTTCACAAGAAAAGAAAGATGGGCTACTGAAAGATCAAGCATTGCTTTATAAAGGAATTAGCGCTGAAACGATTTCTGAAATCTATGATGTCTTATATGAGCAATCAATTGGAAATCAACAGCCGGCTCATCTACAAGCAATGAGCGAAATAAACCATCTGGAGATGAATGGAGGGGTATGCAACGTGCAAGGTAATCATACCGTGACAGAGGAATCGTTTGATTTCGAATCTGAAGTCATCATTCTAGGTACTGGCTACACACAGAACATGCCAAGTTTTTTACCGGAATCCCTATTAAATAAAGATCCAAAAAATCGTCTTGAAATTACAGAAGATTATCGTTTGAGTACGAAACATAACAGTGAAAATGAGATTTTTGTCCAAAACGGTGAACTTCACACTCATGGGGTTGGGGCACCAGATCTTGGGCTTGGCGCTCATCGAAACGCCGTTATTATTAATCAGATCGCTAAGAAAGAAGTGTATCCCGTTCAGTCAAAAAATGTCTTCCAATCTTTTGGAGTGGTCAAAAATCCTGCATTAATAACTAATTAGAAAGTGGTGAACGTATGTATTCTAATAAAGACTTAGATCATATTTTATCAAAAGAAAGCTGGGAATTAGTGAATCATAAACTTCTCGCAAAAATGCTTTCAGAATTTATGTACGAGGACATGATTACACCTGAAATCATTCAAGAACAAGAAAACCATAGCCTTTTTGAACTACGTGTTTCTACCAAGAAAACCTATCAGTTCCGTGCAGTGACTCGTCTTTTTGATAGCTTTGCTGTTGACTGGAAATCGATTCGTCTCTTTTCTGACGGTAAGGAAGAGAAGGGTGGAGCAATCGCTTTTCTTCTTGATCTTCAACCACTGATCGGCATGTCGGCTGAAACGACAGCTCACTTAATAAAAGAAATCAATCAAACACTTATTGCAGATGCTCATCTGTTATCAAATCGCGTCTCCTCGGATGAGTTAGTTGAGGAAGACTATGCTAGATTAGAAGGTTATATGACCGGTCATCCGTGGATCACCTATAACAAAGGTCGAATAGGATTTGGCTACGATGATTACTTGGACTTTGCGCCTGAACATCAGAATGAAGTAAAACTTGCCTGGATCGGGGTTAGTCGTGAAATAAGCTCTTTTCAATCTGTTAAAGATCTAACTGTTGATGAGCTCATAAACGCTGAGTTAAGTGTTGGTGACCTTCGAAAATTCAAAGAGATTTTACTATCCAAAAGGCTAGATCCCACCACCTTTCTCTTCATGCCAGTTCATGAGTGGCAGTGGAAAAATGTCTTGATTCAGAGTTTCGCAGAACAAATTGCGAATCAAACGATTGTACCGCTGGGCGAATCTAGTGACTCTTACCTTCCTCAGCAATCCATTCGGACGTTTGTTAACCAATCTCATCGAGACAAGCATCATGTTAAGTTGCCAATGAGCATTTTAAATACTCTCGTCTATCGGGGCTTACCTACAGAACGAACGCTCATTGCACCGCAAATCACCGAATTTATAAAAGGAATCTATGAAAACGACTCCTTCTTAAGAGATGAATGTAACGTTATCTTACCAGGTGAAATTGCTAGTATTAACGTTGAGCATCCTTATTATCAAAGGCTTCAACATGCACCGTATCAATACAAAGAAATGCTTGGGGTTATATTTCGTGAAAGCATCTATACATACCTTGAAGAAGGGGAACAAGCCATTACATTAGCGGCATTGCTATATGAAGACCATAATGGTAAAGCCTATATTCAAAGTATGATTGAAAAATCAGGTATTTCGACGCAAGAATGGATAACGCAATTTCTTGATGTCACGATGAAACCGTTACTGCATTATTTGTACCAGTATGGCACGGTCTTCTCGCCGCATGGACAAAATACCATTCTCGTATTAAAAGAGTATAAACCGTGCCGACTAGCTGTAAAAGATTTCGTTGATGACGTTAATATTAGTGATCAACCATTCGAGGAGTTAAGTAGACTGCCGCACGAGTTAAAAATGGTTCTTCGCAGTGAACCACCAGAGGGACTTACGCAATTTATTTTCACAGGTTTGTTTATTTGTCACCTTCGCTATTTAACAAATATTTTAGAGCATAACGAAATGATGCATGAAGATGAGTTTTGGAAGATTCTCGCAGAAACGATTCATGCCTATCAAGCTAGGTTTCCTCACTTAAAAGAGCGGTTTAAGCTGTTTGATTTCTTCCAACCATCATTTACGAAGCTATGTCTCAATCGAAATCGAATGGTCCAAGAAGGTTATTCGTCTGGAGATGATCGGCCACACGCATCAGAATTCGGTAATGTAAACAATGTACTTTCTTATTATAAAGGAGTAACAAACTAGCAGAGTGACGGGGTTCATCCCCGTCCTTTTAAGGAGATAAGTAGAATGGCTTTCGAATGCTCGATCACCGAAGAATCCGGTCGAATCATTTCTTTTCGACCGGTGATTGAAGAAGATGTTCCTATCTTACACGAATGGATGCATCAGAAACACATTTACCCATTTTGGAAGTTAAATTTGCCACTTGAAGAAATTAGAGTCTGGGTTAAAAACTCGATTTCATCACCACATAAGCGCGTTTTCATGGGCTATCTGAATGATGAACCTGTTTGTTACGTCATTGGATACGATGTGAGGCAAGACCCAATAAGACATTTTTATTCGAATGAACCAAGAGATATGGGAATGCATTTGCTTATAGGACCTAGACGACTATTAAACAAGGAAGATGGTGAAACAATTATAAGAGCCATGACATTGTTTTTGTTTGAAAAGTTTGGTGCAAATAGATTGATTGGAGAACCTGATTATCGAAATAGAATCGTCATTCCAATACTTAAAAAACTTGGTGCAAATGTGGTAAAAGAAATTCAAATGAATGAAAAAAGAGCAAAACTCGTGATTGCGAATCGGAATGAGTTTCATCAAAATATAAATGACTCCACCATCACTTTATCTTTTCAACTATTAAATTCCCCAGATGATGAGTGGGAAATATTTAATGAGGCGGTCAAACATGGATCGTCGTAAACTTGATCCACAATCAGAAAAACTACTTAAGCGAATCGCTTCAAGAATGAATGAACTGCAACATCCTCCTCTTGATTCTCTAACACCAGATATGTCACGTTATTACTATAACGAAGCTCGGGCATACTTTACACCTATTCCTTCAACTCAAATATGTTCAGTTGAAAGAAGAATCGGCAGTCACCAAATACCAATTCGTATTTATCAACCAGAAGGTTTTCATAACCTTCCAGTATTCATTTACATGCATGGTGGCGGGTGGGTTTTTGGAAGCCTTGATAGCTGTGAATCATTTTGTCAATACATAGCAGAGAAGTGCAGATGTATCGTAGTATCTGTAGGATATCGACTTGCGCCTGAACACAAATATCCTGCTGCATTGATGGATACAATTGATGCAGTGCTCTGGACGATTGAACATATTTCATCCTATGGAGGAGATATCAACAGACTGTCCATCGGCGGTGAATCTTCGGGTGGGAATTTAGCGGCTGCTGCTTGTATTGCCCTTCATCAAAAAGTAGCGATTCATCATCAATTTCTGATTAATCCAGTTACAAATTATGCATTTGATTCTCCTTCTTATCTTGAAGATTACCAATTTAATTTAACAGCTGAGAAAATGAAATGGTTTTGGCACCATTATCTTAAAACCTCTAATGATGGGAAAAACCCCTTTGCTTCTCCTTTACAAGTAGAAGATCAGATAGCTGCAAACCTTCCTAAAGCTCTAATCGTCACTGTTGAATATGATCCTTTAAGAAGTGAGGGAGAAGCTTATGCGAATAAACTAAAAAGAAATGGTGTAAACGTCACCCACCTTCAGTATGAAAAACTGGTTCATAGTTTCATCAATATGATTGGAGAGGTTAACGTAGCTAAAAAGGCTGTCGATGAGATGCTTTTTCATATGAAACAATTTATTTACGCGGAAGAAGCACATAATCCACATATGAAACCGGTTTAATCCGTTAACTAAAGGGAAACTACCATGTAATGACAAGTTTTGTTAATGGAGGGAAATCATGAAGTATCGACAGTTAGGACAAACCGACTTAAAGGTAAGTGAAGTTAGTTTTGGAACATGGGCGATCGGCGGAGCGTGGGGTAAAACAAATGACGCCCAAGCTCTCGAATCACTTCAATACGCGATCGATGCCGGGGTTAACTTCTTTGATACAGCAGATGTATACGGTCACGGTCATAGTGAAAAACTTCTAGCGAAAGCGACAAAAGGACAGGAAGATAAGATCCATATTGCAACTAAATTTTGTCGTGCAGGAGATATCCATGATCCAGCTACTTACTCTGAAGAAAGTGTGCGTTCATATTGTGAAGCTAGCTTAAAACGATTTGAACGCGATCAGATTGATCTGTTTCAAATCCACTGTCCACCAATTGAAATACTAAAAGATGGAGCCGTATTTCAAGTATTAGATAAGTTAAAAGCAGAAGGAAAAATCCGTTATTACGGTGTAAGTGTCGAAACCATTGAAGAAGGGCTCCTATGTCTTGACTATCCAGGCGTAAGCACATTGCAAGTTATTTTCAACCTTTTTAGACAAAAACCTTTAGAAGAGTTATTTCCTAAAGCGCATGACCAAGGGGTTGGGATCCTTACTCGTGTGCCCCTTGCAAGTGGTTTATTAACTGGGAAATTCAAGAAAAACTCATCATTCGAAGAAGACGATCATCGTCACTTT from Bacillus sp. Cs-700 encodes the following:
- a CDS encoding IucA/IucC family protein, with the protein product MQSFLNCYLRETSHFTEIEKPESLRDLSAQKFISCLLENQGIELILPVSYWSLTGRHIYQFPLVYRIGNGTFNTLDYLTLTTLIVKELLIHQKRLDAEDELIMRIILSCQNMKLYIEKRYKDKNRLSDEVFDYIEAEQSLLLGHLLHPTPKSKQGLSIEEDRLYSPELNGQFQLHYFSVHPSIILEDSSLSLSASELMREELTTDESVNQEWLHQFEKWVLIPVHPLQVNVLLKNKHVVNYIQKGKLEYLGPVGKMYTATSSFRTLYSHQSKYMLKFSVPIKITNSLRVNQQKELDRGVEVSRLLKTTLGKELKRNHPKFEIIHDPAYLNVAIPDLESGFAVVIRENPFYENSENTSLVAALCQDHAFGGKARLHSIVTSIARREGRAIEKVSLEWFDRYLSLSLEPMLWLYRNYGIALEAHQQNSVIKLSEGYPSSFYYRDNQGYYFSESMADKLSKLLPDLNEKSDTICTDEVASERFRYYFFFNHLFGLINAFGVNGLVSEQHLIDLLRERLLRYEVSSPLVKSLLEEAVLPCKANLLTRFYDMDELVGSLETQSVYTMVNNPIAQEVAVKNGS
- a CDS encoding aspartate aminotransferase family protein, with protein sequence MTVKDLANNQTLLAQQERRESNARSYPRRIPIAIDKAEGIFVTDVDGKRYYDCLAGAGTLALGHNHPVAIEAMEKILHDKRPLHTLDITTPVKEEFVNEVYSCLPEQFANRAKIQFCGPTGGDAIEAALKLVKTATGRSSILTFQGGYHGSTHGTMAISGNHAPKQYVQGLMPDTHFMPYPYAYRCPFGMKDEEGHRVSSTYIENLLDDPESGILPPAAMILEVVQGEGGSIPAPIEWLQEMRRITSERGIPLIIDEIQTGIGRTGKMFAFEHAGIVPDVIVLSKAIGGSLPLSVVIYDQDLDKWNPGAHIGTFRGNQMAMAAGTASLKFIKEHELHKHSAAMGERMLTSLKDMQHQFREIGDVRGRGLMIGVEIVDPTKCQSSSGSYPSHPALASRIQRECFNRGLILEVGGRNGSVVRLLPPLIITDDQVTDVLTIIEEAVKVAVESIE
- a CDS encoding GNAT family N-acetyltransferase, giving the protein MKIRPYEPKDLDHIIELYQQTVYIINRQDYSANQVNAWVNSTTKSTRYSKWALEFERNFTYVAEEEGEVVGFIDMTAAGYLDRLYVHHYFQRTGIASLLLSEIESTARSQQLNKITTKASITARPFFEAQHFQTIKKQTVEISDAKMTNFLMEKKLKR
- a CDS encoding aspartate aminotransferase family protein produces the protein MTLTNKEIKAEVIKELFLHSGESGEASFQKQMTEMIAIISRTFQDATAPYIGKEPKMVQDEIASLIKFPNETQNFTELLQEIAEPILKNSLQVSHEKSIAHLHCPPLIPAIAAELVISSFNQSLDSWDQSTAATYLEQEMIKWLTKKFGYTASSDGTFTSGGTQSNYTGLLLARDEFCYRKWGRDVKLDGLPSQFHKLRILCSEDAHFTVQKTAAQLGLGENAVIMVKVDEYHRMSPMHLKKQLIDLKERDLLPFALVGTCGTTDFGSIDPLVELATIAKEEELWFHVDAAYGGALILSESHNWKLEGIKAADSITVDFHKLFYQPISCGAFLVKNSHSFRFLNHHADYLNPMEDEGEGIPNLVNKSIVTSRRFDAFKLFLSLKTVGISLFSEMIDATFYLAQETANYLSQQPNIKVENKNPELNTVIFRFEPQTPSGNVCKINRKIQQEMLYESKAAIAKTSVNGRTYLKFTMLNPRTKIEHIYEIVEEIQTLGWKWRDHT
- a CDS encoding GNAT family N-acetyltransferase — protein: MIHRWMNEAHVYPFWQLNISLEAYKHHLLKALRDKHQTLYLGLINNEPISYWEAYWVEGDIMEGMYENKPFDQGIHLLIGETDFLGKGYALPLLREMVSLQLKEKRTKRVIAEPDIRNKKMIHVFEKCGFRPQKPIKLPDKTGLLMFCERDQFERKWGNE
- a CDS encoding lysine N(6)-hydroxylase/L-ornithine N(5)-oxygenase family protein, yielding MSEHIYDAIGIGIGPFNLGFAALTEELDEIDVLLFDRKEAFDWHPGMLIDGTTLQVPFFADLVSMADVKNKFTFLNYLQIHKRLYHFYFLEKFHIPRKEYNHYCQWVSKQLDSCRFGYEVMDVSFHQSEEGASVYLVQVQHIRTLKIETFLTKHLVMGIGSIPSVPKPFKSKLSETVFHSSDYMEKKERAVQRKSIAVVGSGQSAAEIFLDLAKEQEKHHYELSWYTRSNGFFPMEYSKLGLEYFSPDYTDFFYRLSQEKKDGLLKDQALLYKGISAETISEIYDVLYEQSIGNQQPAHLQAMSEINHLEMNGGVCNVQGNHTVTEESFDFESEVIILGTGYTQNMPSFLPESLLNKDPKNRLEITEDYRLSTKHNSENEIFVQNGELHTHGVGAPDLGLGAHRNAVIINQIAKKEVYPVQSKNVFQSFGVVKNPALITN
- a CDS encoding IucA/IucC family siderophore biosynthesis protein, which gives rise to MYSNKDLDHILSKESWELVNHKLLAKMLSEFMYEDMITPEIIQEQENHSLFELRVSTKKTYQFRAVTRLFDSFAVDWKSIRLFSDGKEEKGGAIAFLLDLQPLIGMSAETTAHLIKEINQTLIADAHLLSNRVSSDELVEEDYARLEGYMTGHPWITYNKGRIGFGYDDYLDFAPEHQNEVKLAWIGVSREISSFQSVKDLTVDELINAELSVGDLRKFKEILLSKRLDPTTFLFMPVHEWQWKNVLIQSFAEQIANQTIVPLGESSDSYLPQQSIRTFVNQSHRDKHHVKLPMSILNTLVYRGLPTERTLIAPQITEFIKGIYENDSFLRDECNVILPGEIASINVEHPYYQRLQHAPYQYKEMLGVIFRESIYTYLEEGEQAITLAALLYEDHNGKAYIQSMIEKSGISTQEWITQFLDVTMKPLLHYLYQYGTVFSPHGQNTILVLKEYKPCRLAVKDFVDDVNISDQPFEELSRLPHELKMVLRSEPPEGLTQFIFTGLFICHLRYLTNILEHNEMMHEDEFWKILAETIHAYQARFPHLKERFKLFDFFQPSFTKLCLNRNRMVQEGYSSGDDRPHASEFGNVNNVLSYYKGVTN